One stretch of Sander vitreus isolate 19-12246 chromosome 16, sanVit1, whole genome shotgun sequence DNA includes these proteins:
- the LOC144531766 gene encoding E3 ubiquitin/ISG15 ligase TRIM25-like, whose amino-acid sequence MAQQGIQMDQEKLCCSICLDLLKEPVTIPCGHSYCMSCIKSHWDVEDQKKIHSCPQCRQLLIPRPALVKNTMLADLVEELKKTGLQPAVADHYYAGTGDVACDVCTGRKLKALKSCLQCVVSYCEQHLQPHYESPAFGKHKLVNPSKTFQENVCTRHNEVMKMFCRTDQKCICYLCSLEEHKGHDTVSAAAEQTKRQKQLGVGRQKIQQRIQDKEKDVKLLQKEVETIIHSANETVRNSEQVFTGLVCLIENKSSEVKQQIRFQQQTEMSRVKELQMKLEQEISELRRKDTELEKLSLYEDNTQFLLKYPPLPCLSESTDLPSSSTSPPRYFEDVTAAVSKAIDELQDVLIKEWIKISHTLTNVDVLLPQAEPKTRDEFLKYSHKITLDPNTANQQLQLSEGNRKAKNKRKKQSYSSHPDRFINRSQVLSQESLTGRHYWEVEWSGLGVHVAVAYKDISRNGDKSQFGNNDKSWALESYDENYEFSHDGICTSVSGPESSRVGVYLDHRAGVLCFYSVSETMTLLHRVQTTFTQPLYAGLRIYGFLGFGSSAEFCEPKD is encoded by the coding sequence ATGGCGCAGCAAGGAATTCAGATGGACCAGGAAAAACTCTGCTGTTCGATCTGTCTGGATCTACTGAAGGAGCCAGTGACTATTCCCTGTGGGCACAGCTACTGTATGAGCTGTATTAAAAGCCACTGGGATGTAGAGGATCAGAAGAAAATCCACAGCTGTCCTCAGTGCAGACAGCTCCTTATACCGAGGCCTGCCTTGGTGAAAAACACCATGTTGGCAGATTTAGTGGAGGAACTGAAGAAGACTGGACTCCAACCTGCTGTGGCTGATCACTACTATGCTGGAACAGGAGATGTGGCCTGTGATGTCTGCACTGGGAGAAAGCTGAAAGCTCTCAAGTCCTGTCTGCAATGTGTGGTCTCTTATTGTGAGCAGCACCTCCAGCCTCACTATGAATCCCCTGCCTTTGGAAAACACAAGCTGGTCAACCCCTCCAAGACGTTTCAGGAGAACGTCTGTACTCGTCACAACGAGGTGATGAAGATGTTCTGTCGCACTGATCAGAAATGTATCTGTTATCTGTGCTCTTTGGAGGAACATAAAGGCCACGACACAGTTTCAGCTGCAGCGGAACAGACTAAGAGGCAGAAACAGCTTGGGGTGGGACGACAAAAGATCCAGCAGAGAATACAGGACAAAGAGAAAGATGTGAAGCTGCTTCAGAAGGAGGTGGAGACCATCATTCACTCTGCTAATGAAACTGTCAGAAATAGTGAGCAAGTCTTCACTGGCTTGGTCTGTCTCATTGAAAATAAAAGCTCAGAAGTGAAGCAGCAGATCAGATTTCAGCAGCAAACTGAAATGAGTCGAGTCAAAGAGCTTCAAATGAAGCTAGAACAGGAGATCTCAGAACTGAGGAGGAAAGACACTGAGCTGGAGAAGCTCTCGCTCTATGAGGATAACACCCAGTTTCTACTCAAGTACCCCCCTCTGCCATGTCTTAGTGAATCTACAGACTTGCCCAGTAGCAGTACCAGTCCTCCGAGGTACTTTGAGGATGTGACTGCAGCTGTGTCAAAGGCCATAGATGAACTACAGGACGTTCTTATCAAGGAATGGATCAAGATCTCACATACATTGACTAACGTGGATGTTTTACTGCCACAAGCAGAGCCAAAGACTAGAGATGAATTCttaaaatattcacacaaaatcacactGGATCCAAACACAGCAAACCAACAGCTGCAATTATCTGAGGGgaacagaaaagcaaaaaacaagagaaaaaaacagtcaTATTCTAGCCACCCAGACCGATTTATTAACAGGTCTCAGGTCCTGAGTCAAGAGAGTCTGACTGGACGTCATTACTGGGAGGTGGAGTGGAGTGGGTTAGGAGTTCATGTAGCTGTCGCATACAAGGATATTAGCAGAAATGGAGACAAAAGTCAATTTGGAAACAATGACAAGTCTTGGGCTTTAGAGAGTTACGATGAGAATTATGAATTCAGTCATGACGGAATCTGTACTTCCGTCTCGGGTCCTGAGTCCTCCCGAGTGGGAGTGTACCTGGATCACAGGGCAGGTGTTCTGTGTTTCTACAGTGTCTCTGAAACCatgaccctcctccacagagtccagaccacattcactcagccgCTCTATGCTGGACTCAGGATTTATGGTTTTCTTGGATTTGGATCATCTGCTGAGTTTTGTGAGCCGAAAGACTaa